One Aegilops tauschii subsp. strangulata cultivar AL8/78 chromosome 7, Aet v6.0, whole genome shotgun sequence genomic window carries:
- the LOC109774154 gene encoding auxin-responsive protein SAUR71-like has product MAKRSCASHSLQLSRYIRSHHGRLSPIALCSLSSSVVPPQEPAAAAATSKSLEVSIDRSSGSMKRLLRRLSRVAAADACAAAAYQPLRHDTVGKASSTAASSSSSFFGARRLGRGARVPEGHVPVCVGEEGGPVERFAVRAELLGQPAFKALLRRAAQEYGYGHPGALRIPCAVANFRRLLLGLTGPGCQATDDDDAALYY; this is encoded by the coding sequence ATGGCAAAGAGGAGCTGTGCATCGCACAGCCTCCAGCTCTCCCGTTATATAAGGAGCCACCATGGCCGTCTCAGCCCAATCGCCTTGTGTTCTCTCAGCTCTAGCGTCGTCCCTCCCCAagaacccgccgccgccgccgccacttcCAAGAGTCTCGAGGTCTCCATCGACCGAAGCAGCGGGAGCATGAAGCGCCTGCTCAGACGGCTCTCCCGCGTGGCCGCGGCCGacgcctgcgccgccgccgcatACCAGCCGCTCCGGCACGACACGGTCGGGAAGGCCTCCTCCACGGccgcttcgtcgtcctcatcgtTCTTCGGCGCTCGAAGGCTCGGCCGCGGCGCGCGGGTGCCGGAAGGGCACGTGCCGGTGTGCGTCGGCGAGGAGGGCGGCCCCGTCGAGCGCTTCGCCGTGCGCGCCGAGCTCCTGGGCCAGCCGGCGTTCAAGGCCCTGCTCCGGCGAGCCGCGCAGGAGTACGGCTACGGCCACCCGGGCGCGCTCCGCATCCCCTGCGCCGTGGCCAActtccgccgcctcctcctcggcctcACTGGCCCCGGCTGCCAGGCCaccgacgacgacgacgccgcGCTCTACTACTAG